The proteins below come from a single Triticum aestivum cultivar Chinese Spring chromosome 5D, IWGSC CS RefSeq v2.1, whole genome shotgun sequence genomic window:
- the LOC123124961 gene encoding uncharacterized protein has protein sequence MAARCGGPCPSLPALAHIYTPAHAPARCTVLSRPRTASNSSTRLPHALAMSRALALAALLLLAALAAAPLASADSSAESVPFAKEVASGAEAAKNAGTQAASAVAGGATPPVDPDPSSAIKADPAPARR, from the coding sequence ATGGCCGCGCGCTGCGGCGGACCTTGCCCTTCCCTTCCCGCCCTTGCTCATATATATACGCCCGCCCACGCTCCAGCACGGTGCACCGTCCTCTCCCGTCCCCGCACTGCCAGCAACTCGAGCACTCGACTACCGCACGCCCTGGCCATGTCTCGCGCGCTCGCCCTCGCGGCCCTCCtgctgctcgccgccctcgccgcggcGCCGCTCGCCTCCGCGGACAGCAGCGCGGAGTCCGTCCCCTTCGCCAAGGAGGTCGCCAGCGGCGCCGAGGCGGCCAAGAACGCCGGCACGCAGGCCGCCTCCGCGGTCGCCGGGGGCGCCACCCCGCCAGTGGACCCCGACCCGTCCAGCGCCATCAAGGCCGACCCCGCGCCCGCCAGGCGCTGA